The genomic segment AAATCCGCATGGCCAACGACGCCAATTGCCTGGCCGTCTCCGAAGCCCGCGACGGCGCGGCGGCGGGTCAGTCCGTGGTGTTCGCCATCATTCTCGGCACCGGCTGCGGCGGCGGCATCGCACTGAATGGCCAGCCTTGGTCTGGCCTCAATGCCATCGCCGGGGAGTGGGGCCACAACCCCCTGCCCTGGCCGCGGCCAGAGTGGGATGAGATGCCGGGTCCGCAGCATTGGGACGGCCTGCACGGCTCCATCGAGGCCTACTGCTCCGGGACTGGGCTGGCGCGCGACCATCATCAAGTGACGGGCGACACACTGACCGGCGAACAGATTGTCGAACGCGCTGCCGCCGGGGACGTGCCCTGCAACGCCACCCTGGGGCGGCTGGAAGACCGGTTGGCGCGGGCGCTGGCCAGAGCGTGATCAACCTGCTCGACCCGGAGGTGATCGTCGTCGGCGGCGGGCTGTCGCGCATCGAGCGGCTTTATCAGTACGTGCCCGCACTGTGGGACCAGTGGGTGTTTTCAGACGAAGTCCGCACGCGTCTGGTTCCGGCAATGCACGGCGACAGCTCCGGCGTGCGCGGTGCCGCGTGGCTGTGGCCACCCTGACCGGTCGGAGCCTGGCGCACCGGGTCCGCCACCCTCGGCAAGCCGACCTCAGGCGGGCTGACCGTCACTCCAGCGCAACCATCGGCGTACCAGCCGGATGCTCAGCCACGCGCCGATCACGGTAGTGGCGATGGCGTGGATGACGAACGCCCCCACCAGCATGAGCAACGGCCGACCGGCGGTGTAGTCCAGATAGGCGCTGAGGGAGTTTGCCGCCATGGCGACCTCTTCGCCCGGCTCGGCCGCAGCGATGGCATCGAAAATGATCGTGCCCAGGCTCCACACCTCGGCAAACGCCACCCCGATGACGCCCAGCACGGCCACCTGGGCGAGAAGGGCGTAGAGCCAGGTCCGCGCGAGGAAGCGGTGATGACTGGCAATGACGGGCACGCGGCCGCTGGCGATGACCCAGTGCAGCACGCACATCACCGGCGCCAGCAGCACCGCGAACAGACCCATCTGGACGAAGATCAGCAGCACCATTGCGGCCGCTGCGGCATAGCCCAACACCACGCCGACGCTGCCGCCCGTGACGCCTTGTGAGGTTTCCATCAGCCCATCGGCAGCGGCTTGCGCTCGGTAAAGCTGAGAATGCCGCGCACGATGCGATAGATGTACCAGACCACCACCACGGCATAAATGATGAAGCCGACGCCAATCACCATGAGCACCCCGGCGAGAATGCTCCACAGCAGGCCGAACCAGAAGGTGCGCAACAGCCAGCGGTGGTGGCTCTTGATGAACGCACTGGCGGTATCGTTAACCTTGATGTGGTTGAGAATCACGCCGGCAATCGCGGTCAGGAACGTGAAGGGCCCCAGCGCGTGCAGGACGTAGGCGATCAGGAGCGTGTTGCGCTCGGGCTCGGAGCCGATGTCGGCGCCGGCTTCAATGATGTCGTTCATAGTGGTTCGGGCGGCGGGTATTGCGCCCGAGCCTAGCAAGTCGGGCGCAGGAAAAGAATTGCGGGCTGAGGTTTTTGCCCAGAAATGAGGAACATGCATGACGTTTGAC from the Polycyclovorans algicola TG408 genome contains:
- a CDS encoding DUF4870 family protein; protein product: MNDIIEAGADIGSEPERNTLLIAYVLHALGPFTFLTAIAGVILNHIKVNDTASAFIKSHHRWLLRTFWFGLLWSILAGVLMVIGVGFIIYAVVVVWYIYRIVRGILSFTERKPLPMG